The DNA sequence CTATTCCCCTGTTTTGATATGTAATACtcatgttttttttattgttttttgtgCTGTAGTGGGATGGAGTCTATGATAAATGAGAATTTATAAATTCTGCAGTATGGGGTTTTCATCTCAAGGCTCTAAGAAACTACATTGATGAGGTGATAAGCAAAGATCTGATTGTCTCAAAGTGCAATTTTGCCATTCTGATGGTGACCTTTTTACACTTCTCTCTGTGTACAAAGAATGGGAGGCTCTGCCTCAAGAGAGGAGGAATAAGTGGTGTTGGGAAAATAGCATCAATGCTAAATCTATGAGGAGATGCCAAGACACAGTTTTCGAGTTAGAATCTTTTCTAGAGCGTGAACATGGCTTTGTTGTTCCAAGTTACTGGCGTTGGGATCCTCATACACCTTCTGTTCATGATAAGAATATGAAAAAGGTTATACTGGCCTCACTTTCTGAAAATGTAGCCATGTTTTCTGGACGCAATCAACTTGGTTATGAAGTAGCGCAAACTGGACAACATGTTCAACTGCATCCATCTTCTTCCTTGCTCGTGTTTGCTCAAAGCCTAGTTGGGTGGTTTTCGGTGACCTTCTCTCAGTGTCTAATGAATATCTGGTCTGTGTTAGTGCTGTTGAGTTTCAATCATTATACGACCTTCAACCCCCTCCCTCGTTTGATGTATCCAAGATGGAAGAACGGAAGTTGCAAACTAAGACATTGACTGGTTTTGGCACTATTCTTCTCAAAAGATTTTGTGGGAAATCCAACAGTAATTTGCTTGGTCATGTTTCACGTATTAGGAAAGCTTGTTTGGATGAAAGAATCTTTGTTGAAGTGAAAGTTGACGAGAATCTCATCCAGTTATATGCCGCTTCACACGATATGAATACAACTACTATGTTGGTGAGTGATGTTTTAGAATACGAGAAAAAGAGGTTACGCACAGAATGTATGGAAAAATGTTTGTATCACGGGTCTGGTTCTGCATCACCTATGGCTTTGTTTGGGTCTGGTGCTGAGATAAAGCATCTGGAACTCGAGAAGCATTCCCTGAGTGTTGATGTGTATCACTCAAACATAAATGCAATTGATGACAAGGAGCTCCTGATGTTTTTTGAAAAGAATACCTCAGGTTCTATATGTGCTGTGTACAAGTTCCAAGGAATGGGGAAGGATCCTCCAAATAGAGAAAAGTAGGGCAAGATAACATTTTTGTCCCCTGATGCTGCCAAAAGAGCCGTTGAGCTGGATGGAGACGAGTTTTGCGGCTCGAACTTGAAAATACTTCCTTCACAATCAGCTATGGGAGGGGATAAAACATTTTTATTTCCTGAAGTTAAAGCAAGAATTTTTGGCCTCGCAGACTTAGCAGAGGATTTGGCATAGTTATATGTGATAAAAATGATGTCAATAtagagtggtatacaccattatcaccatgagaataacttatgacactttgcataactttctatatagtattctcatagcgggtcaatccggtataaatattactcttaatattcatacctatgtttaagacttgataactttttatccatgatccatgagatgtgatcaccagtctacaaacataatagtctcaatgctttaatgttatcccacttcacaataaagctcgactacggatactttaagaatagtgtccttatgtttaatgtgctctcatgattaagtcacacttaatacattaaacggactatctattccagggactttattaatcaaccataataaagaaaatgccttttattattaataaataattcgatacaagtaccaaaagtattggcctctagggcttacaccaacatcatGTTGCCCCCTGACACCCTTCCAGAGACCGTTTCCGACTTATTCATATACTAGAGTAGAGTCACTATGTGATCAGATCCGACTTGCTTACGTCTTGTAACAATGTTCTCCGAGAACCGACCTACTAACGATTTATGCAATCCGACTTGTTCGCCTTTTTATACTCGACCTAGAAAAGCTCGGTCTTTGAGAATTCTAAGATGTATAATAATATAAACATaattattgaagatcaaaatataATCGAAATACAATGTATTAAAAAGTtatatctcaaaaatgatttttataaaatactatttgaaaaatagtttcaaaattaaataatttaaaaatatttaatatctaattttttaaataaaataattaaatatctaaaataatatttttagaataattattaaaagtaattttttattaatttttttatttacaatttttttaaaaataaatagtataaaaatcattttttaaagcaaaacaaaacaaaacaatcTGACCTTTAATTTCTCTTTTTCAAACTCTAAAGATTCAAAATCCTCTCCGATTAAAGAATATAGTATAATTTTATAGACAGATCATCATGAGATGAAGACCCGTACACTTAACTTCAGCCGCTACTTGGAATAAAGTTTCAAACCCAAAAACAATGCTCTCAAAACCTCACCATGCCTATCCACTCATCCAATCACTCCCTTACTTCATACACCACCGTCGTCGTCGTCCTCCTCCTCTTCCTCCAAACTTCAACTCCGATAATCAAAGCCCTCGCCGAAAACTCCCACGTCATCAATTTCCAATCACCAAACCTCTATCCAGAATCCCTAGCGTGGGACCCTTTAAAACAACACTTCCTCGTCGGATCCCTCCGTCACCGCACCATCTCATCAATCTCCGACGCTGGCATAATCGAAACCCTAATCTCCGATACCTCTCTCCCCGAAAACGTCACCGTTGTAGGTATAACAGTCGATTCACGCAACAACCGCGTCCTCGCTGTAATCCACGCCGTCAAACCTCTTCCTCCTTTCAACGCTCTCGCCGCCTACGACCTAAAATCCGGCAACCGCCTCTTCCTCTCCCCTCTCCCCACCGATGAAGAAGCCCTCGCAAACGACGTCGCTGTTGATTACAACGGCAACGCTTACGTCACGAACTCCATCGGCAACTACATCTGGAAAGTCAACGTGAAAGGAGAAGCTTCAATCTTCTCAAAATCGCCGAGGTTCACCGAACATCCGGTGGACCGCGACACACCGTATAGTTACATCGGGCTCAACGGTATTGCTTACGTCAGCAGCGGGGATTATCTCTTGGTGGTGCAATCCAATACAGGTAAGGTTTTCAAGGTTGATGCGGACGACGGTACAGCCAGGCACGTACTTCTCAACGAGGATCTCACGCGTCCTGATGGCGTCGTTTTTAGAAGTGACGGTGTCGTTTTGGTGGTTTCACCGCAAGCGAATAAGTTGTGGCTTCTGAAGAGTAATAATGGATGGGGGGAGGGTGTGGTTTATGACAAAATTGACCTTGAGAGTGAAGGGTACCCTACTTCGGTTGTTTCGAGAGGGAGGGATAAGATGTATGTGTTGTATGGGTATTTTTTGGAGGGTCTTTTGGGGAATTCAGAGAGGGAGGGTTTTAGAATTGAGGAGATTATGTCACCAAAGGAGAGTGAGGGAGAGAATGTTTGGCTTTATGTGATGATTGGATTTGGCATGGTGTATTTTGTGTATTGGAGGTTTCAGATGGGTCAGCTTGTGAAGCATATGAACAAAAAGATCAATTGATTATTTCTAAGTTTATAGTTTCTATTTCATGGTTATaactttttttgttttgttttgttgttattgttagGTTCATAGAATCATAGGAGTGACAATTGTATCATTTTGATGTTTTATACCAAACTCTTATTAAGAGCTTAAGGTGGTTTATAAATTCTAATGCTCTTTATGAACGGGACAAAGGATGATTTGCAGCAGTATAGTGAGATATCTTAATGTAATTTAAGAAACATAGGGATAAAAAGAGTAAGAATTGAGAAGAATAAATGAGACCTGTTATAGTATGGTGTTCTATTCCCCTGTTTTGATATGTAATACtcatgttttttttattgttttttgtgCTGTAGTGGGATGGAGTCTATGATAAATGAGAATTTATAAATTCTGCAGTATGGGGTTTTCATCTCAAGGCTCTAAGAAACTACATTGATGAGGTGATAAGCAAAGATCTGATTGTCTCAAAGTGCAATTTTGCCATTCTGATGGTGACCTTTTTACACTTCTCTCTGTGTACAAAGAATGGGAGGCTCTGCCTCAAGAGAGGAGGAATAAGTGGTGTTGGGAAAATAGCATCAATGCTAAATCTATGAGGAGATGCCAAGACACAGTTTTCGAGTTAGAATCTTTTCTAGAGCGTGAACATGGCTTTGTTGTTCCAAGTTACTGGCGTTGGGATCCTCATACACCTTCTGTTCATGATAAGAATATGAAAAAGGTTATACTGGCCTCACTTTCTGAAAATGTAGCCATGTTTTCTGGACGCAATCAACTTGGTTATGAAGTAGCGCAAACTGGACAACATGTTCAACTGCATCCATCTTCTTCCTTGCTCGTGTTTGCTCAAAAGCCTAGTTGGGTGGTTTTCGGTGACTTTCTCTCAGTGTCTAATGAATATCTGGTCTGTGTTAGTGTTGTTGAGTTTCAATCATTATACGACCTTCAACCCCCTCCCTCGTTTGATGTATCCAAGATGGAAGAACGGAAGTTGCAAACTAAGACAATGACTGGTTTTGCACTATTCTTCTCAAAAGATTTTGTGGGAAATCCAACAGTAATTTGCTTGGTCATGTTTCACGTATTAGGAAAGCTTGTTTGGATGAAAGAATCTTTGTTGA is a window from the Lathyrus oleraceus cultivar Zhongwan6 unplaced genomic scaffold, CAAS_Psat_ZW6_1.0 chrUn0136, whole genome shotgun sequence genome containing:
- the LOC127112485 gene encoding uncharacterized protein LOC127112485 yields the protein MPIHSSNHSLTSYTTVVVVLLLFLQTSTPIIKALAENSHVINFQSPNLYPESLAWDPLKQHFLVGSLRHRTISSISDAGIIETLISDTSLPENVTVVGITVDSRNNRVLAVIHAVKPLPPFNALAAYDLKSGNRLFLSPLPTDEEALANDVAVDYNGNAYVTNSIGNYIWKVNVKGEASIFSKSPRFTEHPVDRDTPYSYIGLNGIAYVSSGDYLLVVQSNTGKVFKVDADDGTARHVLLNEDLTRPDGVVFRSDGVVLVVSPQANKLWLLKSNNGWGEGVVYDKIDLESEGYPTSVVSRGRDKMYVLYGYFLEGLLGNSEREGFRIEEIMSPKESEGENVWLYVMIGFGMVYFVYWRFQMGQLVKHMNKKIN